Proteins encoded within one genomic window of Companilactobacillus sp.:
- a CDS encoding heavy-metal-associated domain-containing protein, with amino-acid sequence MAKAVLQLGELTCPSCMTKIQKAVANQDGVSDVKVLFNAGKVKADFDESKTSADHLADVIKELGYEVLKVKVKELA; translated from the coding sequence ATGGCAAAAGCAGTTTTACAATTAGGAGAATTAACTTGCCCATCATGTATGACAAAGATCCAAAAGGCCGTTGCTAATCAAGACGGCGTTTCAGATGTTAAAGTCCTCTTCAATGCTGGTAAGGTCAAAGCAGATTTTGACGAAAGCAAGACATCAGCTGACCATTTAGCTGATGTGATCAAAGAACTAGGGTATGAAGTATTAAAAGTTAAAGTTAAGGAGCTCGCCTAA